A stretch of Porites lutea chromosome 5, jaPorLute2.1, whole genome shotgun sequence DNA encodes these proteins:
- the LOC140937362 gene encoding mitotic checkpoint protein BUB3-like, which produces MADGPNEFQLEQPPSDGISSVKFSPTSASFLLVSSWDTSVRLYDVQNNNMRLKYNHANAVLDCCFQDGVHSYSGGLDSTLKVMDFNTSTEQVVGMHEAPIKCVEFCPAIGVIVTGSWDKNIKLWDPRANQCTGTYQQPEKVYTMATSDERLVVGTAGRRVMVWDLRNMGCVQQRRESSLKYQTRCIRTFPNKQGYVLSSIEGRVAVEYFDPSPEVQKKKYAFKCHRIKEEGMENIYPVNAISFHNVHNTFATGGSDGFVNIWDGFNKKRLCQFHRYPTSIASLSFSNDGSLLAIASSYMYEEDEKEHPEDAIYIRRVSDAETKPK; this is translated from the exons atggcggacgggCCCAACGAATTTCAACTTGAACAACCTCCCTCAGATGGAATTTCTTCCGTCAAATTCAGCCCTACATCAGCATCATTTTTATTGGTATCATCGTGGGATACA TCAGTTAGACTTTATGATGTTCAGAATAATAACATGCGACTGAAGTACAATCACGCTAATGCTGTCCTAGACTGCTGTTTCCAAGATGGTGTACATTCATACAGTGGTGGTCTAGACAGTACTCTCAAAGT GATGGACTTTAACACTTCAACTGAGCAAGTAGTAGGAATGCATGAGGCACCAATAAAATGTGTAGAATTCTGCCCTGCTATTG GTGTGATTGTTACAGGCAGTTGGGACAAAAATATCAAACTGTGGGATCCAAGAGCAAATCAGTGTACAGGAACATATCAACAACCTGAAAAG GTCTACACAATGGCAACATCTGATGAGCGACTTGTTGTTGGAACA GCAGGACGGAGAGTGATGGTGTGGGATCTCAGGAACATG GGATGTGTACAACAGAGGAGAGAATCTAGTTTAAAATACCAAACAAGATGCATTCGAACATTCCCCAACAAACAAG GCTATGTGTTGAGCTCCATTGAAGGCAGAGTAGCCGTGGAATACTTTGATCCAAGCCCTGAAgtacagaaaaagaaatatgcTTTCAAGTGTCATAGAATCAAAGAGGAGGGAATGGAAAACATTTACCCTGTCAATGCTATATCCTTCCATAATGT ACACAACACATTTGCCACTGGTGGATCAGATGGCTTTGTAAACATCTGGGATGGCTTCAACAAGAAAAGACTCTGTCAG ttCCATCGTTACCCAACAAGTATAGCATCATTGAGCTTTAGTAATGATGGCAGTTTGTTGGCTATAGCTTCGTCATACATGTATGAGGAGGATGAAAAAGA ACATCCTGAAGATGCTATCTACATACGGAGGGTTTCAGATGCTGAGACTAAACCCAAGTAA